The genomic window AGAATGGTTCTTCACAAAGTCATAGTTCGTGACTAAAACGAGAATGTGTATCCTCCCAATTTTGTAGAAAACGCATGTTCAAATGTGAAGATGTAGTCGATCTTTCAGTTAAAGAATAGAAATCATTGTGATTATATCTAAAATAtatcttaattttttatattacatttaataatggatattattgaaatgtttaaaataaaatccaCATACCATTGACACCACTGGACGTGTATACCTCATTACATCTGCATCATCAGTAAACTTTAGTTCCCTTTTAGTTTATGGACAAGGTTATGCGTTCGAGATTTCAGACAATTAGATTACAGCTCTGGTAATCATTAATTTTTGACGAGAGTAGGGAGAAATATCGAATTGAATGTCAGATGATGGCATAGATTGAACAAACGGCATTATACCTTTGCAGGACACAGAAAGTAATCGTTCATCTGTATcgtcaaaaagaaaacaaatcatatttatataaaataaaaacataattttaatataaatacttcaaatatgacatgaaaataatataatagcAAACGATACACAGATAtacttaaaacatatataaattgtTTGGTAAAGTAAACATTCATTTCAAACTTACCTTTTCTTTTAAATCCAGTATATACaatttcgttcttatgttgcgctattttttgttttatatagtaAATTATTATTGTTATGATACAAGGGCTAGGATTTAGCTAGCGAATAGATGATAAtgcattttgataatttttttgtcaatgatattaaaaatcagaaaaatcCCAATTGAATAGCATAGTCGTCAAGAGTTTGGTTCACTATAACAAACGCATGAATAtggtttttttatattgttttctgTTCACCCTTATGTTTAACTGTTGATAGTCATTTCTATACTATATTTCCATATACATcagttatttgaaaataatacatCTTGTTCAGTCATTTGAAAATAATACATCTTGTTCAGTCATTTGAAAATAATACATCTTGTTCAGTCATTTGAAAATAATACATCTTGTTCCCTTGATGATAGATGAAAGTAGCtcaaattatataaacaattCTTTATAACTTAAAAAGTATACCAGCATATTACAAAATAAACCTAacgtttgtttttataaatgatcATCTAGTTGATCTTTGAGAAAATCAAGAAATGtctgaataaaataaaacaaggaaATAACTATTGATGATACATTACAAATGTCCTAACAATAGTCTCCAAATATTAACATTATTGGCTAAACCCATTATTACcctttttgtaaatgattttgaAACTACTAATATGAAATAGACTATAACATTTTGTAAGTTTAAAGCTATATGAATGGTACTAAAATAGTACATTGTGATTAAAGAGGAATAGCGTTTGTTTAAAATGTGTGATTTCAAATTCTTTACTAGGAATAAAACTCGCTTAAAATCCTTACCGTTTTAGTAAATATGATTTCATATTGAGCATTTAGTTAATGAGTATATCATGATAATACACATGGATAACTAATACATATGTGCGCATTCGTCACAGTGTATCGTGGTGGCTTGCCTGCCAAAAACAGTTACAAGTTTTCATACGTTCTGAAAATTTGTATCAGCCCACGTTGCAATGGATTTAGATAATACAACACAAATACACACGTTTTACTCTAATATTAATGTAAAtactatttattatatattttgattagtctcaaataaataacatattttgatatgacctGCGTAGAATAAAAAATGAACGATCATAGTGCAGGTGATAAAACAATAGTTTAAAATCTCTCCAATCGAAGCAAACTATACTTCAAACTATAAGTTTACTTCGTGAGTATTCTTGTACCAATACTTTTATTTCCATGTTTCGTCAGGTATACATTCCTGAAATATTTTCTTCCGATTGATAGCTTTGACATCAAATACGAACAACAAAAAATAGACAAAGCTGTTCATAAGTGAGTTGTTTCGAATTTTTCTGATAATGTTTTCCAATCACAATCTCCCACAAGTTTATTTATCTCCTGAATCATCGAGGTCTCAACAGGGGCAAACACTTCACACGTATATCGCAATTTCTTTGACCGTGTCCAACTGTAACTGTTATCAAAACACAAGAAATCTGAAAATGTGAAAATACTTAAAAATTAACATTCATTGTTTTTTGTTGAACACATAATAATAGTTAGCGAAGGAATCCTACATGATTACTTAAAAGACAAGTATatatggatataggaagatgtagtttgagtgccaatgagacaactctccatccaaataacaatttataaaagtaaaccattataggtcaatgtacggccttcaacactgagccttggctaacaccgaacaaaaagctataaagggccccaaaattactagtgtaaaaccattcaaacgggaaaccaatTGTTCACTTtatatgtcctgtaccaagtcaggaatatggcatttgttatcaaatagttccgTTTATGTGTATGTTGggatttgtttttgatgcacttcagtgttcctgttgttactttgttttttcttataaatGATGTGTTTCCTTCTGATTGAGTTTTTAACTCTGATTTGTTtattcttaatcgatttatgacttttgaacacctgTATACTTCTGTGgcctttatttataataagaCTTCGGTTATCCTTGGATATCGGCGATATAATTCCCATTTCAGTTACAAATCATACGATACAGCATTTATTTTGTCTAAATGAAAGGGCTTATTTAACTTACATTTCCTTGGCTttcaaaatgttttcttttcattGTCTAGCGCTATAACTTTTATTACCCGCCAAGGAGTACGAGCGTCggtatttacatgatttacaacgaaccttttcaaaatttattttgagGCGTTCACAAATTATTAGGAGGAAAAGGTTCCTACTCGGTCCAGCAAAGCAGACCCTATTCAAAtcgtgttatttttattttgaatccGCTTTATGATATCAAAATGTTATCTAATATTCTTAAAAATCTGTTTGATAACTGCAtctataaacaaataataaagatTCTGAAAATTATCCTTGATGGACTATAGAAGACATTAAAGTACAAAGACAAATAATATTGATTTAtatactaaataaaggcaacagtagtataccgctgttcaaaaatcgtaaatctatggacaaaaaacaaaatcggggtaacaaactaaaactgagggaaacgcattaaatataagaggagaacaacgacacaacagtcaaatgtaacacacatagtaacggactaagcattagacaaaatccgatgagaataaccaatataacatcaaaaccaaatacatgaatttattAACAGTTTGCATTTATTTGTCTAGGTATATAAACCTTTTGGTGTATGAATCTTGTTGTTGGTTAGTATTTGTGCATCCAAATTTCTGGTTGTTGGCTTTGAGTTCATCTAattgacatttgttttcaacttttagCTGAAAAATTACGAAACAATTGTTTTAAGATACTTACACTTTCCAACTTTGTCGCAAGTATAGGTGCCATCTTGAATAACTACATTACTATCTGTTCTTTCAATAGGTAATATctctttgtatttttcattttcccATAAGAACAGTCCAAATGATATGTCATGTTCCTCAGTTTTGAATTCCCAACTAAAAACAagtttgaaaaatgaaaacagtATTTAAGTATTTACACTTTTGCAACTTGTGCTGCATTTTATTTCCGAATGATCTCAGATATGCTTTGATTAACTTTTTGAAGCCTTTATCACTTTTTAATTTAAGATGtcagtttttttaaattgtgatatCAAATGTTACGGGAACTTGTGTGATGttaagtgtaaatacgtttattgcTTAAAAGATATATCATTTCTTCAAATAGAGTAGAATTATATAGAAAGAGAAAATGATGGCATTTCCCAACAAAGTTATGCAATCGATTGTATACAAAAGTGCCAACAAGACAATGTTGAATGAATTTTGGCTGCTTGGTACCAATTATTGCCATGTTTACCAGTGATGTCTGTTCAGGTAGATTATACAGTTTTGTCAATATGATGAAACTATATGCTACTGTCATGCAAAATGGATaactagctagctataaaactatgTTTTACCCACCCTTTTTTCgcaaaatacctgtaccaagtcaggaatatgagatgTTATCCAGGCATTAGTTAATCTAACCGAGCTTTTGTTTTTGTCCTGTTTATGAACTTCCCCTTTCAGAATTTACCTTACACTTCTGtgtgttttatgattttttaacgCATTTCTAATTTTGTCAATTGTTCATTTTGCCGCTACAACTCCCtacacaaaattaaaataaccAAAGCAACCAAATTGTCAAGCTAAAGCTACATGTACCTATAAATAAGAAcctataaataaaatgattatcAAATTACCTTAAAACACTCCCTGGTTTTTCAACTATATAATCCAAGTACAGTTTATCACCATTTGGGACAGTTGCTGATTGCAGTTGTAAATTAAAGTCAGTGTTTTCTAGATAATATTCCTTTGGCACTGTTCCTCCTTGACCAATCTAAAAGAGAATTGGAGTTTTGATATCTTTATTTTCCTTTAGTATTTTCATATCCTTTCCATATTCTTCTTTGTAGAAAATATTAAATGTACGTCCAATAAGACGATGTAACGAGAACTAAAATAAGTGATTCGCTTTCCCTCAAAACGGAGGGAGATCAGAGACGACAACTCGATAAGTGTCTACTACTATAAATGCATCACTAGCCATGTGAATCCATGCTAACCCACAAATCACGACAGGAAATAAGACACTTTCCTAATAGGCTGCAACATGTAGAGCAAGATCTGATTACCCTTCTACAGCACCAGCGACCACCCAAAGTTTTATTTGTTGTTCGTGTTGGTtagtctctagttttctatgttatgttttatgtactgttgttagtctgtttgacttttttttagctatggcgttgtcagtttattttcaacttaagaGTTTGAAAGTCCCGTATCAGTTTCGCTCAGACTTAAATGATCTACCCACTCACCATATGAGACTGTATCAGTTTCGTTCCGACTAACATGATTTTTAAACTCACCATATGAGTCGTATAAGGTTCTTTCAGAATTCTTTGATCTACTAAATCACTACATGAGTCCGTATTAATTTCGATCAGACTTACATGATCTACGTAGTCACCACATGAGCCGGTATCAGTTTCGTTCAAGCTTACATTATCTATTAACGCACATAATGAGTCGGTATTAGTTTCGTTCAGACTGACATGATCTACTTACTCGCCACATGAGTATGTATTAGTTTCGTTCAAACCTACATGATCTATTAACTCACCACATGAGTCGGTAGCAATATCGTTCAGACTTACATGATCTATTAACTCACCATAGAGGCACAATTAGGATTTCCATCTGGATCTGTTAACTTTCCACCATAGCAGGCTGGTAAATTGTCTGCATCAATGTAACGTAATAATAAGTCTTTATAATCAcctgaaatattaaaaacattaaagtagttttttatttcatgattttcttCAATTCCTTTAGTTATTGACCGTTCCCTTACAACTGTTTTTCTACGCAGTTTCATAAAGGTTTGAATATTCACAGTCCCATTCAAAATATGTAACGTTATGATGTAAAAACAATCTTCGTAAAGTGTAGGAAACTAATGGCCCACTTCGACCCTTAAGACTAGAATAATTCatcattaaaatattgtttgctTTAAACTTGTATAAATTATCATGTTTCTGATTAAACTTTATTTATGCATTACACTATTGCATAATCTGCAAAGAAGATAAAGATGCAAATGCAGAATTCGCGTAGTTAGGACCGTAGTTAAGACCGGTTTGTGATTATAAGCATTGtatataacatttggttaaggcaaactaaagtgaGAGAACGGTCACGACAGATTTATCAAGGTTTACaattataaaggggcataactcaagatAGGTAAAAGTAACGACACTCAATTCCGAACTTCATCTGTGTTTTGTGATAAAATTCAtgctgtataaataaaggcaacagaagtgtATCAGTGTTTAAAAgtaataaatcaattgagagaataCAAATCCcggttacaaaataaaaccgagggaaacacataacAAAATGTAACTTTTGTATAGACAAACAATTCCTGACGTTGACCAATGTGAAATAAAAGCTCAAGTCCAATAGGACAAGAAATGTAGAAACATTTAAAGTAGACAAAATATGTTAAAGCAACAAAATTGACAATatcatacaaataaataaatcaaaatgtacGACTTACCTCCCTTGACGTGTATTTTCTGTTTTGTGTCTTCGCTGATAAGCGGCTTTGATATTCTATATAGTATCGGAAATATTCGAGGTgctagaaaataataaaataataaatacagtTTTTTAATAGGAACTATGGAGTCGCCtagattcaaataaaaaaatattgcatttcaataaaacaaaagttgatacagttaaattttatcttttgttttattgttatctTCAGACCCTACATTGGTTTCCTGTTCCTACACATAACACTTTTCAGTCGTATTCATTTAGGTGGAAATTATATGGTGTAAGCATTTCCACTGAATCTAAATGAAACACATATCAAAATATATCGAGATCTAGATGTCCATTATTACAATACGGCTGGCTTGTGTTaatataacttttgtttaagttAGGCTATTTCAATTGACATTCTATAGTGTGtatttctttgttgtgatgttacagtcttgtttcagataagggtgacgGTTGGTACTTTTAAATAcgtttcttgattttttttagattagtcCGTTGGTCTTCCcgttcgaatggttttacactattattTTTTGGAACCCTTCATTCTTGCTGATCAGTGTTAACCAAGACTCTGTGTTGacgaccgtactttgacctataatgatttacttttacaaattgtgacttggattgagagttgtctcattggtactcataccacatctttatatatatattgtctcaTGTATTTCAAACCATGACATTTCTTGTATTTATATTCATTCTTATAAATTAGGAGTTGATTCATCTGCCTATGAATTTGAACATGttacataataataaaattgagaatggacgttacataataataaaattgagaatggacgttacaaaataataaaattgagaatggacgtTACATAATAAGTATACTAATGTGGAACTCTTATAACAAGATTAGATAAAAAcaagcagtagtataccgctgttcaaaagtcacaaatcaattgagagaaaacaaatccaggttgcaaactaaaaccgaaggaaacacaccaactgtaagaaaaaaacaatgaaacagcagaaataaaggcaacagtagtataccgctgttcaaactcataaatccatggacataaaacaaaatcggggtaacaaactaaaactgaggaaaacgtattaaatataagaggagaacaacgacacaacactacaatgtaacacacacagaaatggaccaagcatcagaaaaaatcccccgagaataacaaatataacatcaaaaccaaatacgtgaatttgggatagacaagtatcgtgacacgtcttatcgcaatgtgaatttacactcaaaaataagagaaaacaaacaacgcaacgttaaaatgtaacacacacagaaacgaactatagtataacaatggccatattcctgacttggtacaggacatttttaacaggtaaaaaatggtgggttgaacctggttttgtggcatgccaaacctccctcttttatagccatgtgaaatacaacattaaaatgacaacccaacaccacaggactacaatataaacaaattggagaacacaatcgacaaagaaacacacaaacaacagccaacaaaaggtaacaagttcaaaatttaaatacgccagaagtgtattttgtccacacaagatctactagtgacgcccagatacaaaagtttgaaagccgaaacaagcacaaagtcgaacagcatcgaggaccaaaagatcaaaaaagttgtgccaaaaacggccagggttttctgttagttaccagaacatccctattatttagaataatttatacatttgcaaacagtaaagttataaaataatatacaaaagatgtacatgataagactgaagtattaacttaaagaaacactgaagtgcaacaaaaaacaaacaacaatgcaacatacatagaaatgaactataagataacaactgctatattccttacttggtacaggacattttatattaagaaaaaaagatgGTTTGAACCTGATTGtgtggctagctaaacctctcgctttaatggcaaagttaaatataacataataaaaatatcaataagaatTGATATTATTATATGTACTTACCATTGATTACTAAAAGTCTCTTCAACATTTCTGGATAATTGTCTTCCAACATCTTTACTAAACTTAAGTGCATCTTTATGCCTGAAAAAATTATATTAGGTTGTTGCATAAGAAGGAACTATACAATTGGTGTTGCTGTGgtccttgtttttaaattttaaagcgACCTTTTCCCTCTTCCATAAGTAGTGCTATTATGGTGCATTCATTTTGAGTATTGATtgtaatgatattttaatttgtgacatatattgttgaaatattttaatcTTTCCAAAGTTTATACATCTCTAATGTAAGCCAAGCATAAATATAAATTGTATGATAATCTTTAATGTTTGCCGAAATATTTTAATCTCTTCAAAGTTTGTACAATCTCTAATTTTAGCCAAGCATAAAATATAAGTTGTATGATAATTCTATTCCCAATATAACTTACCTGGCAGCCACAGTGCCGACGTCCCGGTGTTTCCCATATCACATATAA from Mytilus galloprovincialis chromosome 5, xbMytGall1.hap1.1, whole genome shotgun sequence includes these protein-coding regions:
- the LOC143075455 gene encoding retinal-binding protein-like; this translates as MTDSEINLNNNYTRKPLTAKEVKALQQFRENVKDVIDLINYDVEKFLRARSFDVKKAEQMLRASVEFRQKSKVDTILKEYKIPEVMDKYLTGGFCGHAKDGSPIRVELYGNIDLKGLMRSTKKSDFERNKLHQCEWTVRDWEEQSKKLGYPVDGMTVICDMGNTGTSALWLPGIKMHLSLVKMLEDNYPEMLKRLLVINAPRIFPILYRISKPLISEDTKQKIHVKGGDYKDLLLRYIDADNLPACYGGKLTDPDGNPNCASMIGQGGTVPKEYYLENTDFNLQLQSATVPNGDKLYLDYIVEKPGSVLSWEFKTEEHDISFGLFLWENEKYKEILPIERTDSNVVIQDGTYTCDKVGKYFLCFDNSYSWTRSKKLRYTCEVFAPVETSMIQEINKLVGDCDWKTLSEKFETTHL